Proteins encoded in a region of the Cupriavidus pauculus genome:
- a CDS encoding 4a-hydroxytetrahydrobiopterin dehydratase, translated as MNPLSQEARASLLAGLPGWTPVDGRDAIQKSFRFADFNAAFGFMTRVALHADKADHHPEWFNVYNRVDITLSTHDADGLTQRDIDLATFIEKAASGLAR; from the coding sequence ATGAATCCCCTCTCGCAAGAGGCTCGCGCGAGCCTGCTCGCCGGCCTGCCCGGCTGGACCCCCGTGGACGGCCGCGACGCCATCCAGAAATCGTTCCGCTTCGCCGACTTCAATGCGGCATTCGGCTTCATGACGCGCGTGGCGCTGCATGCGGACAAGGCGGACCATCATCCCGAATGGTTCAACGTGTACAACCGCGTGGACATCACGCTGTCCACCCACGATGCCGACGGCCTGACCCAGCGCGATATCGACCTGGCCACGTTCATCGAGAAGGCGGCGTCGGGGCTGGCGCGCTGA
- a CDS encoding response regulator transcription factor, protein MRILLIEDDRQIASGVEAGLSRAGHQVRVVHDGVYATDHLLRDQHDLVILDLGLPGIDGMTLLARYRARNRTTPVLILTARDELEDKLSGLNAGADDYLVKPFALPELEARVRVLLRRSQHGEAAPERDVRLGRLRLSGNDRRMFVDGRPLELSPREFAVLELLLQRQGRVVSKAQMQDHLATFAHPAGEGGDTVGDTAIEVYVHRVRKKLEDSDVEIVTVRGFGYLLQIRAGH, encoded by the coding sequence ATGCGCATCCTGCTGATCGAGGACGACCGTCAAATCGCCAGTGGCGTGGAAGCTGGCCTGTCGCGGGCAGGCCACCAGGTCCGCGTCGTGCACGACGGTGTCTATGCCACGGACCACCTGCTGCGCGACCAGCACGACCTCGTCATCCTCGATCTCGGCCTGCCCGGCATCGACGGCATGACGCTGCTGGCACGCTACCGCGCGCGCAACCGCACCACCCCGGTGTTGATCCTGACCGCGCGCGACGAACTCGAAGACAAGCTCTCCGGCCTCAATGCCGGTGCCGACGACTACCTCGTCAAGCCGTTCGCGCTGCCAGAACTGGAAGCACGCGTGCGCGTGCTGCTGCGCCGCAGCCAGCACGGCGAGGCCGCGCCGGAACGCGACGTGCGGCTCGGCCGTCTGCGCCTGTCTGGCAACGACCGCCGCATGTTCGTCGATGGCCGGCCGCTGGAGCTGTCGCCGCGCGAGTTCGCGGTGCTCGAGCTGCTGCTGCAGCGCCAGGGCCGCGTGGTCAGCAAGGCGCAGATGCAGGATCACCTCGCGACGTTCGCGCACCCCGCCGGCGAAGGCGGCGACACGGTCGGCGACACCGCGATCGAGGTGTACGTCCACCGCGTCCGCAAGAAGCTCGAGGACAGCGATGTGGAAATCGTCACGGTGCGCGGCTTTGGCTACCTGCTGCAGATCCGCGCCGGACACTGA
- the phhA gene encoding phenylalanine 4-monooxygenase, whose product MITMTEKLKEQFDAGLLSGQALRDDFTIAQPVHRYTETDHSMWRTLYERQATMLKGRVCNEFLAGLDTLGMDKHRVPDFDALNERLMRATGWQIVAVPGLVPDKVFFEHLANRRFPASWWMRKPEQLDYLQEPDCFHDVFGHVPLLINPVFADYMEAYGKGGLKAHGLGALDMLARLYWYTVEFGLIRTPEGLRIYGAGILSSQGESIYSLDAASPNRIGFDVRRIMRTRYRIDTFQKTYFVIDSFEQLFDATGPDFTPLYDALRAEPTLGAGDIAARDDVIHTGTREGWGESEDI is encoded by the coding sequence ATGATCACCATGACCGAGAAGCTGAAGGAACAGTTCGACGCCGGCCTGCTGTCGGGGCAGGCGTTGCGCGACGACTTCACCATCGCACAGCCCGTGCATCGCTATACCGAGACCGATCATTCGATGTGGCGCACGCTCTACGAGCGGCAGGCCACGATGCTCAAGGGCCGCGTCTGCAACGAGTTTCTCGCGGGACTGGACACCCTCGGCATGGACAAGCACCGCGTGCCCGACTTCGACGCGCTCAACGAACGGCTGATGCGCGCGACGGGCTGGCAGATCGTGGCCGTCCCCGGCCTCGTGCCCGACAAGGTGTTCTTCGAGCATCTGGCGAACCGCCGCTTTCCGGCCAGCTGGTGGATGCGCAAGCCCGAGCAGCTCGATTACCTGCAGGAGCCCGATTGCTTCCACGATGTGTTCGGGCACGTGCCGCTGCTGATCAACCCGGTCTTCGCGGACTATATGGAGGCGTACGGCAAGGGTGGCCTGAAAGCGCACGGACTGGGCGCGCTGGACATGCTCGCGCGCCTCTACTGGTACACGGTGGAGTTCGGCCTGATCCGCACGCCCGAGGGCCTGCGCATCTACGGCGCGGGCATCCTGTCGAGCCAGGGCGAGTCGATCTACAGCCTCGACGCGGCCAGCCCCAACCGGATCGGCTTTGACGTGCGGCGCATCATGCGCACGCGGTATCGCATCGACACGTTCCAGAAAACGTACTTCGTCATCGACAGCTTCGAACAGCTGTTCGACGCGACGGGTCCCGACTTCACGCCACTGTACGACGCGCTGCGCGCGGAGCCCACGCTCGGCGCGGGCGATATCGCAGCGAGGGACGATGTGATTCATACGGGCACGCGCGAGGGCTGGGGCGAGAGCGAAGACATCTGA
- a CDS encoding Lrp/AsnC family transcriptional regulator: MVELDAYDLALLAALQHDGRSTHQQLADRVHLSPSQVGRRIARLEADGVITGYRVNLSHQSLGLGVVVFISIKLAHHGDTAVERFREEILLLEEVQECYAVAGEADYLVRVVVPDLPMLADFTMKKLMRVPGVESVRSNIVLTALKREGQLPLSHLR; this comes from the coding sequence ATGGTTGAACTCGATGCGTACGATCTGGCGCTGCTTGCCGCGCTGCAGCACGACGGTCGCTCGACCCATCAGCAGCTGGCGGACCGGGTCCATCTTTCGCCAAGCCAGGTAGGCCGGCGCATCGCGCGGCTCGAAGCGGACGGCGTGATCACCGGTTACCGCGTGAACCTGTCGCACCAGTCGCTGGGGCTGGGGGTCGTCGTCTTTATCAGTATCAAGCTCGCCCACCACGGCGACACCGCCGTCGAGCGGTTTCGCGAGGAAATCCTGCTGCTCGAGGAAGTGCAGGAGTGCTATGCCGTGGCCGGCGAGGCCGACTATCTGGTGCGTGTGGTCGTGCCGGACCTCCCGATGCTGGCGGACTTCACGATGAAGAAGCTCATGCGCGTGCCCGGCGTGGAAAGCGTGCGCTCGAATATCGTGCTGACCGCGCTAAAGCGAGAAGGCCAGTTGCCGCTGTCGCATTTGCGCTGA